A genomic stretch from Porphyromonadaceae bacterium W3.11 includes:
- a CDS encoding nucleoside kinase, translated as MILQNIILQLPQFDQVCEVQPGLNALEVLEECNIDLKTCDRGLPMIALINNTPTPLDKPIFESASIEWLGYESSIGRRVYVSTLTLLLFRAAEDLGLPEIAIEHALSNGYYGVIGNGEAMPSRETLKDLENRIQELIDENLPITHQKLPNKKAREYFKSKGLKGTDELIREMGSYYIPIIELEGYHDFILSPTLPRTGMIWKFGLEPMEKGFILRVPDMKDSSKLYPLTQQPKQFAALKHHLNLMKMIEIEDVAPLNVAVRSGKSTHLISLAEAIHEKRIANIASNIAQKSKEGVRMVLLSGPSSSGKTTTSKRISTQLITNLIWPHAISLDDYYINRVDTPLDEHGNPDYESLYALDLKQLQEDVSRLIAGEEVQLPTYNFITGEREYHEYKKMRLEENGVLIMEGIHALNPELLGPIPAKALYKIYVSALTPLSLDKHNWIRSSDNRLLRRMVRDIKYRGTSAEETIMRWDEVRRGEEKWIFPYQENADVMLNSAMLYEISALKPQASQALMGVQEISPAYPTAYRLLQLLNLFTPIDINDIPSTSLLREFLGGSSYE; from the coding sequence ATGATTTTGCAAAACATTATCCTCCAATTACCCCAGTTTGATCAAGTCTGTGAGGTACAGCCTGGACTGAACGCATTGGAAGTATTGGAGGAGTGTAATATTGATTTAAAGACGTGTGACAGAGGGCTACCTATGATAGCTCTTATCAATAATACCCCAACCCCTTTGGATAAGCCCATCTTCGAGTCTGCATCCATTGAGTGGTTGGGGTATGAATCGTCGATAGGTAGGAGAGTCTATGTCAGCACACTGACACTACTATTATTCAGGGCTGCTGAAGACTTAGGACTTCCTGAAATCGCTATCGAGCACGCATTATCCAATGGTTACTACGGTGTTATAGGAAATGGGGAGGCGATGCCTTCGCGTGAAACTTTAAAAGATCTCGAAAATAGGATCCAAGAGCTCATAGACGAGAACCTACCGATCACCCATCAAAAGCTTCCAAATAAGAAAGCTAGAGAGTACTTTAAGAGCAAAGGATTGAAGGGAACGGATGAACTAATCCGCGAGATGGGGTCATACTACATCCCTATCATCGAGCTCGAAGGGTACCATGACTTCATCCTATCTCCCACACTCCCTCGTACAGGGATGATATGGAAGTTTGGGTTAGAACCGATGGAGAAGGGGTTCATCCTTCGGGTACCAGACATGAAAGACTCTAGCAAACTATACCCACTAACCCAACAGCCCAAGCAATTTGCGGCCCTCAAGCATCATCTCAACCTGATGAAGATGATTGAAATAGAGGATGTTGCTCCACTCAACGTGGCGGTTAGATCTGGGAAAAGTACCCATCTCATCTCTTTGGCAGAAGCCATACACGAGAAGAGGATTGCTAACATCGCCTCGAACATTGCACAAAAAAGCAAAGAGGGCGTTCGAATGGTTTTGCTCTCAGGACCTTCGTCCTCAGGGAAAACGACTACCTCTAAGCGGATCTCGACACAATTGATTACCAATCTAATATGGCCTCATGCGATCTCTTTGGATGACTATTATATTAATCGTGTGGACACCCCTCTAGACGAGCATGGTAATCCTGACTATGAGAGTTTGTATGCTCTCGACCTAAAGCAATTACAGGAGGATGTCTCGAGGTTGATAGCTGGCGAAGAGGTTCAGCTCCCCACTTACAATTTCATTACTGGTGAGCGAGAGTATCATGAGTACAAAAAAATGAGGCTCGAGGAGAATGGGGTTTTGATTATGGAAGGGATACACGCACTTAATCCCGAACTGTTGGGACCTATCCCTGCTAAGGCATTGTACAAAATATACGTATCCGCACTGACGCCACTTTCTTTGGATAAGCATAATTGGATCCGCTCAAGTGACAATAGGCTATTACGCCGTATGGTACGCGACATAAAGTATCGTGGTACTTCTGCGGAAGAGACCATCATGCGATGGGACGAGGTGAGACGAGGTGAGGAAAAATGGATCTTCCCATACCAAGAGAATGCAGATGTGATGCTTAATAGTGCCATGCTATACGAAATCTCAGCACTGAAGCCACAAGCATCTCAGGCACTGATGGGTGTACAGGAAATAAGCCCAGCATACCCTACAGCATATAGGCTATTACAGCTGCTCAACTTATTTACCCCAATTGATATTAACGACATTCCATCCACCTCTTTATTGAGAGAGTTTTTGGGTGGTAGCAGCTACGAATAA
- the tgt gene encoding tRNA guanosine(34) transglycosylase Tgt, producing the protein MKFTIENTDPRSSARAGVIETEHGTIHTPIFMPVGTVGSVKAVHAHELREDIKAEIILGNTYHLYLRPGIEIIKEAGGIQKFNSWNRPMLTDSGGFQVFSLAHRRKITEEGVQFQSHIDGSRHLFTPEKVMEIQRTIGADIIMAFDECPPGDCDRTYAKDSLELTMKWLERCHHHFHKMTEPLYGYQQSLFPIVQGAGYADLRREAAERVAELGADGNAIGGLSVGEPTEVMYEMIEVVNDVLPKDKPRYLMGVGTPANILEGIERGVDMFDCIMPTRNGRNGQLFTWNGTMNMRNEKWKNDHSPLDPMGTSYVDQAYTKAYLRHLIKSEEILGLQIASIHNLAFYLDLVKTARKHIIAGDYTEWKRNILPNLEQRL; encoded by the coding sequence ATGAAGTTTACGATTGAAAATACAGACCCTCGCTCCTCTGCGAGAGCTGGAGTAATAGAGACCGAGCATGGTACTATCCACACGCCCATCTTTATGCCCGTTGGTACGGTTGGGAGTGTGAAGGCTGTACATGCACACGAGTTAAGAGAGGATATAAAAGCTGAAATCATCTTAGGTAACACCTATCACCTATACTTACGACCAGGGATAGAGATTATCAAAGAGGCTGGTGGGATTCAGAAGTTCAATAGCTGGAACAGACCTATGCTTACCGACAGCGGTGGGTTTCAAGTCTTTTCCCTAGCACACCGCCGAAAAATCACAGAAGAGGGGGTGCAGTTCCAGAGTCATATAGATGGTAGTCGTCACCTCTTCACCCCTGAAAAGGTGATGGAGATACAGCGGACAATAGGTGCGGATATCATCATGGCTTTTGATGAATGTCCTCCAGGAGATTGCGACCGTACTTATGCCAAGGACTCACTAGAGCTAACCATGAAATGGCTGGAGCGATGCCACCACCATTTCCATAAAATGACAGAACCTCTATATGGTTACCAACAGAGCCTATTCCCTATCGTTCAGGGTGCTGGCTATGCTGACCTCAGGAGGGAAGCTGCTGAGCGTGTGGCTGAGCTAGGAGCTGATGGCAATGCCATCGGCGGGCTAAGTGTGGGTGAGCCTACAGAGGTGATGTATGAGATGATAGAAGTGGTGAATGATGTCTTACCCAAAGATAAGCCAAGATATCTCATGGGTGTGGGGACTCCTGCCAACATCCTAGAGGGGATAGAAAGAGGGGTAGATATGTTTGACTGCATTATGCCTACACGTAATGGTAGGAATGGGCAGCTTTTTACATGGAATGGGACCATGAATATGCGTAATGAGAAGTGGAAAAATGACCACTCACCACTTGATCCAATGGGAACTAGCTACGTTGATCAAGCTTATACAAAAGCATATCTTCGTCACCTTATCAAAAGTGAGGAGATACTAGGGTTACAGATAGCTAGTATCCATAATCTTGCTTTCTATCTAGATCTCGTGAAGACAGCTCGAAAACATATCATTGCGGGTGATTACACGGAGTGGAAGAGAAATATTCTCCCTAATCTTGAACAAAGATTATAA
- a CDS encoding LptF/LptG family permease: protein MKRLDKLYNKLGLLRIDRYIISLFLGTFAFILMLIMVIIIVIDIQEKLENFMAPGLKFSEILNYYIALFPYFAVLLAPLFTFITVVFFTSKLAGRSEIIAMQAAGMSFNRILKPYMISAAVIALSSFILSSEVIPILNNTRINFTNKWVMNKKLEMDQNIQVAVSPGVIAYFSTFDSRENMGYNFSLQQFDENTLVSQLTASRISYDSLYHWTIYDYSERTFEGLKEVNSIGTAKDTLLTLTPSDLLISSEDGELLVTRDLYKYIGEQKKRGVGNIQNFEVEYHRRFASIPAAFILTLIGVSLSSRKVKGGMGVNMAIGLVLAFAYILLFTVSSAYAISGVMSPMVAAWFANIIFIPIAIFFYLKAPR from the coding sequence ATGAAACGGTTGGATAAGCTATATAACAAATTAGGATTACTAAGAATAGATAGATACATTATATCTCTCTTTCTTGGGACCTTTGCCTTTATTCTCATGCTGATTATGGTCATCATCATTGTGATTGACATCCAGGAGAAGCTTGAGAACTTCATGGCTCCGGGTCTTAAGTTCAGCGAAATACTCAATTATTATATAGCTCTTTTTCCATACTTCGCAGTCCTCCTAGCACCTCTATTCACCTTCATTACGGTGGTATTCTTCACCAGTAAGTTAGCTGGACGCTCCGAGATTATTGCGATGCAGGCGGCAGGAATGAGCTTTAATAGGATCCTCAAGCCCTATATGATATCGGCTGCTGTAATTGCTCTATCTTCATTTATCCTCAGCAGTGAGGTCATCCCCATCCTTAATAATACTAGGATCAACTTCACTAATAAGTGGGTGATGAATAAGAAACTAGAGATGGACCAAAACATACAAGTAGCGGTGTCTCCTGGTGTCATAGCCTACTTCAGCACGTTTGACTCTAGAGAGAATATGGGGTACAACTTTTCCCTACAACAGTTTGACGAAAACACATTAGTTAGTCAGCTAACCGCGAGTCGTATCTCCTACGATAGTCTATACCACTGGACAATATATGATTATAGCGAAAGAACCTTCGAGGGGCTAAAAGAGGTGAATAGCATAGGGACAGCCAAAGACACTCTTCTGACCCTGACCCCCAGCGATCTCCTGATATCTTCGGAGGACGGCGAACTCTTAGTCACACGTGATTTATATAAATACATTGGGGAGCAAAAAAAGAGAGGGGTGGGAAATATCCAAAACTTTGAGGTGGAATACCACCGCCGCTTCGCAAGTATCCCAGCTGCATTTATACTAACACTAATTGGCGTTTCACTCTCTTCTCGGAAAGTAAAAGGTGGAATGGGCGTCAATATGGCCATTGGCTTGGTGTTAGCATTTGCATACATCTTACTCTTCACCGTATCAAGTGCTTATGCCATTAGTGGCGTGATGTCTCCTATGGTTGCGGCTTGGTTTGCCAATATTATTTTCATCCCTATTGCTATATTCTTTTATCTAAAGGCACCTCGATAA
- the priA gene encoding primosomal protein N': protein MTAYANILIPLPLSHPIFTYKIKGELEELWDNLVGKMVVVPFGKGKTYTGLILSISSQVKSDKPIRYKYVERVLPYPPIPKEIIELWKWAAHYYMCSLGDIFVAAVPSAIRPDGKQNQALRKPARTITGWVPSEHFLNSEAWQASLFVEMKRKPAVTKAMNQLAQEFDPLNQNPMSLADLAKWLDVSAGVVRQLKEHHIIEEKTIRLADPTPTLSVRGTTEDSLSKRIRYGSQQILLLHVENSSAEERIPFGYIKSVLEEDKKQVLLLFPTLDLLELLLPQLKGLFGSAIKCYYSETTDKEREESWLGALEGNAGVYVGLRAAAWLPFSNLGVSIVMDEEDKGYRQYEPAPRFTATNLAIMLSHFSKARSLSISATPSIESYMNAIQKKYVYASVSHENRPIDIQTISMPKAFERQRVQGRMLSFELMGAIREAIEEQGVALLLYQRKGFAKRATCSACGESPRCPKCHTIYRYFQESKKLVCGVCGHYEPLPSLCPECHKPNLVLEGTGIERVRSALERLYKGVNICMDHEIKNATESPQIILSTSYDPPHTLLRQATTIGILQLDLLTTFPDFRANEQAFHFLVKCRDEATKLKRMVIQYFIEKQNALTAFLENDYRLLLDHELEERHTVLFPPFSRHIDLYFESSAQQEAYNAALQTQNILTQKLKDCSIMGPAPLPIHKKDQEIGYKLSLLTPLNHSTKELREVLHDTIGHIITNYRGPQLHIYGDVDPL from the coding sequence ATGACGGCATACGCCAATATCCTTATACCATTACCGCTTTCTCATCCTATCTTCACGTATAAAATAAAGGGAGAACTGGAGGAGCTATGGGACAACTTGGTGGGTAAAATGGTGGTGGTACCTTTCGGTAAGGGGAAGACCTACACAGGGCTCATCTTATCCATCTCTAGTCAAGTCAAATCAGATAAACCTATAAGGTATAAGTATGTGGAGAGAGTACTCCCATACCCTCCTATTCCCAAGGAGATTATAGAGCTCTGGAAGTGGGCTGCCCATTATTATATGTGTAGCCTGGGTGATATATTTGTAGCCGCCGTGCCCTCAGCTATCCGTCCCGACGGCAAGCAGAATCAGGCTTTGCGTAAGCCCGCTCGTACGATTACAGGGTGGGTCCCAAGTGAACATTTTCTTAATAGTGAAGCATGGCAAGCCTCTCTCTTTGTTGAGATGAAGAGGAAGCCAGCGGTCACCAAGGCCATGAACCAACTTGCACAGGAGTTTGACCCACTAAATCAAAATCCTATGTCCTTAGCGGACTTAGCGAAATGGTTAGATGTCAGTGCAGGTGTAGTACGGCAATTAAAAGAACATCATATAATCGAGGAGAAAACTATCCGTTTGGCTGATCCAACCCCTACACTCTCAGTAAGGGGTACCACGGAAGACTCTCTATCCAAGAGGATCCGCTATGGAAGCCAACAGATATTATTACTTCATGTGGAGAATAGCTCTGCTGAAGAGCGAATCCCTTTTGGATATATCAAAAGTGTACTCGAGGAGGATAAGAAGCAAGTATTACTACTATTTCCAACACTGGATCTACTCGAACTGCTTTTACCTCAGCTAAAAGGACTCTTTGGCTCGGCTATTAAGTGTTATTATAGTGAGACAACAGATAAGGAACGAGAAGAAAGTTGGCTCGGAGCCCTCGAAGGCAACGCAGGGGTATATGTGGGTTTACGTGCTGCGGCATGGCTACCATTCTCTAACTTGGGGGTCTCTATCGTCATGGACGAAGAGGACAAGGGGTACCGACAATACGAACCAGCACCAAGATTTACAGCAACTAATCTAGCAATAATGCTGAGCCATTTCTCTAAGGCTAGAAGCCTATCGATCTCCGCTACCCCTTCTATAGAAAGCTACATGAATGCGATCCAGAAGAAGTATGTCTATGCTAGCGTTTCGCATGAAAATAGACCTATAGACATTCAGACGATCTCAATGCCCAAAGCTTTCGAGCGTCAGAGGGTACAAGGGCGTATGCTCTCCTTTGAGCTCATGGGTGCCATTCGTGAAGCGATAGAGGAGCAAGGCGTAGCCTTGTTACTATATCAGAGAAAAGGCTTTGCCAAGCGGGCTACGTGTAGTGCATGCGGAGAGAGTCCAAGATGCCCTAAGTGTCATACTATATACAGATATTTCCAAGAGAGCAAAAAGCTAGTATGCGGGGTGTGTGGGCACTATGAGCCGCTGCCCTCATTATGTCCGGAGTGTCATAAGCCCAATTTAGTGCTTGAAGGGACTGGCATTGAAAGAGTGCGATCGGCTCTAGAGCGCCTCTACAAAGGGGTAAATATCTGCATGGATCACGAAATAAAGAATGCGACGGAATCGCCACAAATCATCTTAAGTACTTCGTACGATCCGCCACACACTCTACTGCGTCAAGCCACAACTATTGGGATTCTTCAACTGGACTTGCTAACAACATTTCCGGACTTCAGAGCGAATGAGCAGGCTTTTCACTTCCTCGTTAAGTGTAGGGACGAGGCTACTAAGCTTAAACGGATGGTCATTCAATATTTCATAGAAAAGCAAAATGCACTGACCGCTTTTTTAGAAAATGATTATAGGCTCTTACTGGATCATGAATTAGAGGAACGACACACTGTACTCTTTCCTCCATTCTCACGTCATATAGACCTCTATTTTGAGAGTTCAGCACAGCAGGAAGCATACAATGCCGCTTTACAGACACAAAACATACTGACACAAAAGCTTAAGGACTGCTCTATTATGGGGCCTGCACCTCTACCAATCCACAAAAAGGATCAGGAGATTGGATATAAGTTATCATTACTAACCCCTCTTAATCACTCCACGAAAGAACTAAGAGAAGTGCTACATGATACAATAGGACATATTATAACTAATTATAGAGGGCCTCAATTGCATATCTATGGTGACGTAGATCCTTTATAA
- a CDS encoding low molecular weight protein-tyrosine-phosphatase yields the protein MKKKLLFVCLGNICRSPAAEAIAQKIIDERGLHDLFYVDSAGIHGMHHGEPADRRMRMEASKRDYNVTSISRPVTTDDYDEYDLLIGMDDSNIQALYDKAPTLETSRKIIKMADYLNEGNKWDHIPDPYYGGQDGFTLVLDLLEEAIGNLIEDLSEASVNR from the coding sequence ATGAAAAAGAAATTACTATTCGTCTGCCTAGGAAATATCTGCAGAAGCCCTGCTGCGGAAGCTATTGCACAGAAGATTATAGACGAACGTGGGCTTCATGATCTATTCTATGTTGACTCTGCCGGAATACATGGGATGCATCACGGCGAACCAGCTGACAGACGGATGCGTATGGAAGCGAGCAAACGGGATTACAACGTGACGAGCATCTCCAGACCCGTCACAACTGATGATTACGATGAATATGATCTCTTGATAGGAATGGACGACTCTAATATCCAAGCCCTGTATGACAAAGCTCCTACACTGGAGACCTCCAGGAAGATTATCAAGATGGCAGACTACCTTAATGAGGGCAATAAATGGGATCATATCCCTGATCCATACTATGGTGGCCAAGATGGCTTTACGTTGGTATTGGACCTATTAGAGGAAGCTATTGGAAACTTGATTGAAGACCTTTCAGAAGCATCTGTAAATCGATAA
- a CDS encoding GlsB/YeaQ/YmgE family stress response membrane protein, with product MSSILVALLVGLIAGVIASWLMPGGASGWIMNIILGLLGGLVGNWIFGLLNVSTGNGFWGALITAVVGACILIALYNWLIKKNKA from the coding sequence ATGAGTAGTATTTTAGTAGCATTATTAGTAGGACTAATAGCAGGAGTTATCGCTTCATGGCTTATGCCTGGTGGAGCTTCAGGCTGGATTATGAACATTATCTTAGGGCTATTAGGGGGCTTGGTAGGTAACTGGATTTTTGGACTCCTAAATGTTTCCACAGGAAATGGTTTTTGGGGTGCCTTAATTACAGCTGTCGTAGGTGCATGTATCTTAATCGCACTTTATAACTGGTTGATAAAAAAGAATAAGGCATAA
- the rsmD gene encoding 16S rRNA (guanine(966)-N(2))-methyltransferase RsmD codes for MRIVSGKYGKRRFQTPSNFKGRPTTDMAKEGLFNILSHRIELEGLRVLDLFAGTGSIGLEFLSRGASHVDAIEKDFRHIAFIKSVVEELGDPNYKVFKKDVLHFIKENTEVNGIDHPYDLIFADPPYKLQELPELPSRILNSHLLASDGLLIVEHPRDVSFEQEDGFEEVRSYGSVHFSFFVPSMSK; via the coding sequence ATGCGAATAGTCAGTGGTAAATATGGGAAGAGACGCTTTCAAACGCCTTCCAACTTTAAAGGCCGTCCTACTACAGATATGGCAAAGGAAGGCTTATTCAATATCCTATCACATCGTATCGAACTTGAAGGACTACGAGTGCTAGACCTTTTTGCTGGCACAGGAAGTATAGGATTGGAGTTTCTGTCCCGAGGGGCTAGTCATGTGGATGCTATAGAGAAGGATTTTAGGCATATTGCATTCATAAAGAGTGTTGTGGAGGAGTTAGGAGACCCTAATTACAAGGTGTTCAAAAAAGATGTCCTTCATTTCATTAAAGAAAATACAGAGGTGAACGGAATTGACCATCCGTATGATTTGATTTTTGCTGATCCACCTTATAAATTGCAGGAGCTCCCAGAGCTTCCTAGTCGTATTCTGAATAGCCATTTATTGGCATCAGATGGTCTATTGATAGTGGAACATCCACGTGATGTTTCATTTGAACAAGAAGATGGGTTCGAAGAGGTGCGGAGTTATGGATCCGTCCACTTCAGCTTCTTTGTCCCCAGTATGAGTAAATAA
- a CDS encoding DUF3822 family protein, which translates to MERTGNSIKIVDILRSDELLDQGQEIAFTTELHVLIRDQKLTLIAVPQSGDTSHVWLDTIELEMPLMDGLKKIFFEKPILSLPYKATHIYLDQWRYTLVPNDLDKSGTPELWTALHTPIDEQYVLSQQIASEQLRLHYTVPLELYNFCQRSFSLPTYDHTLQPLIALATRLSRKSEPKLVMMRIGKAVVDVLYVADGVLELVNRYQVRNEVDILYFVTALWRQFFLSSESVPLFLYNSDSSFITDTFLDQLNEYISRVELNYYPGLLCPEEVIKRYEAELPPEFILQLLCE; encoded by the coding sequence ATGGAGAGAACAGGAAATAGCATCAAGATTGTGGATATTCTACGTAGTGATGAATTGCTGGATCAGGGGCAAGAGATAGCATTCACGACAGAATTACACGTACTTATTAGGGATCAAAAGCTGACCTTGATAGCTGTCCCTCAGTCAGGAGACACATCGCACGTATGGCTCGATACTATTGAGTTAGAGATGCCCTTAATGGATGGGTTAAAGAAGATCTTCTTTGAAAAGCCTATTCTTTCATTACCCTATAAGGCTACTCACATATATTTAGATCAGTGGAGATACACATTGGTTCCGAATGACTTGGATAAAAGTGGGACGCCTGAATTGTGGACTGCCCTTCATACTCCTATTGATGAGCAATATGTCCTCTCTCAGCAGATCGCCTCAGAGCAGCTAAGGCTACATTATACAGTTCCGCTTGAATTATATAACTTTTGCCAAAGGTCTTTTTCTCTACCTACGTATGATCATACTCTACAGCCTTTGATTGCTTTAGCAACACGACTAAGCCGGAAGAGTGAGCCAAAGCTAGTGATGATGAGAATAGGAAAGGCGGTTGTTGATGTTCTCTATGTCGCAGATGGGGTATTAGAACTTGTAAATCGCTATCAAGTGAGAAATGAAGTGGACATTCTTTACTTTGTTACCGCCCTTTGGAGACAGTTTTTTCTCTCCTCAGAGAGTGTCCCTTTATTTTTATATAACAGTGATTCATCTTTCATTACCGATACCTTTTTGGATCAATTAAATGAGTATATTAGCAGAGTGGAACTTAATTATTATCCCGGATTATTGTGTCCAGAGGAGGTGATAAAGCGATATGAAGCAGAGTTACCACCAGAGTTTATACTACAGTTATTATGCGAATAG
- a CDS encoding AAA family ATPase, whose amino-acid sequence MPHKDHKIVDFFPFAPTSSQLEVINQLQLFLEDQEDHSIFLLRGYAGTGKSSLVGAFAKMLRSMGINLVLLAPTGRAAKVLQGYCEMPAHTIHKTIYRERSSSAGISYEIGYNKDPYGTIYIVDECSMINNSNDGYGSFGSGRLLDDLTDFCFSVDGTKILMIGDDAQLPPVGTELSPALDPNYLLGYCSRLYQGILKDIVRQEKSGEIVYLSYLLRARILDLQTGGKWSEPLLPMPEEDGEVSIISGYDLPECMEDSFRNVGQDETILVTRSNRDAEEFNKAIRYRSLYYDDEVIPGERLMVVRNNYLYQSFDDHGKPISSFIANGEILKVLNTRREQQLHGFTFREAELEDSNGGFISANIIMESLFTESPALTKEQREKLYESVLKDYPECTNRRDLVAKLRKDPFLNALQIKYAYAMTCHKSQGGQWKDVYLSFGYLTPEMIDLSFCRWLYTAMTRATEHLYIINPPDFIFGTNGESE is encoded by the coding sequence ATGCCACATAAAGACCACAAGATTGTAGATTTTTTTCCTTTCGCTCCCACTTCAAGCCAACTTGAAGTCATTAACCAGCTACAATTATTCTTAGAGGACCAAGAGGATCATTCCATATTTTTATTACGAGGGTACGCAGGAACCGGAAAGAGTAGTCTCGTAGGGGCTTTTGCAAAAATGCTTCGCAGTATGGGGATCAACCTAGTCCTACTGGCTCCTACTGGCAGAGCAGCTAAGGTACTGCAGGGATATTGCGAAATGCCTGCTCACACGATACATAAGACGATCTATAGAGAGCGTAGCAGTAGTGCCGGAATTAGTTACGAAATTGGGTACAATAAGGACCCTTATGGCACTATTTATATCGTGGACGAATGCTCTATGATTAATAACTCTAATGATGGATATGGAAGCTTCGGATCGGGTAGATTACTAGATGACCTTACAGACTTTTGCTTTAGTGTGGATGGCACCAAGATCCTGATGATTGGGGACGATGCTCAGCTCCCTCCTGTCGGGACGGAGCTTAGCCCAGCCCTCGACCCCAATTACCTACTTGGATATTGCAGCCGTTTATATCAAGGCATTCTCAAAGATATTGTCCGCCAGGAAAAGAGTGGAGAGATTGTCTATCTTAGTTATCTACTTAGAGCTAGAATATTAGATCTCCAAACTGGTGGTAAATGGAGTGAACCCCTTCTACCTATGCCTGAAGAGGATGGTGAGGTAAGCATTATCTCGGGGTATGACTTGCCCGAGTGCATGGAGGATTCATTCAGAAATGTAGGCCAAGACGAAACAATCCTAGTGACGCGATCTAATCGTGACGCGGAGGAATTTAATAAAGCCATCCGATACCGTTCACTATACTATGACGATGAAGTCATACCCGGTGAGCGACTAATGGTGGTCCGAAATAATTACCTGTACCAGTCATTTGACGATCATGGCAAGCCGATTAGTAGCTTCATTGCTAATGGCGAAATCCTCAAGGTTCTGAATACAAGGAGGGAGCAACAACTACATGGATTCACCTTCCGTGAGGCTGAGCTAGAAGACTCTAATGGAGGGTTTATCTCGGCCAACATCATCATGGAAAGCCTCTTTACTGAATCGCCTGCTCTCACAAAAGAGCAGAGAGAAAAGCTATACGAAAGTGTCCTTAAGGACTATCCTGAATGTACCAATAGGAGAGATCTCGTGGCAAAACTACGAAAAGACCCATTCCTTAATGCCTTACAGATAAAGTATGCCTACGCAATGACCTGCCACAAATCTCAAGGAGGACAGTGGAAAGACGTGTACCTCAGCTTTGGCTACCTCACACCGGAGATGATAGATCTATCTTTTTGTCGCTGGTTATACACAGCGATGACACGTGCTACCGAACACCTATATATAATTAATCCTCCAGACTTTATCTTCGGAACTAACGGGGAGTCTGAATGA